A window of Cryptomeria japonica chromosome 3, Sugi_1.0, whole genome shotgun sequence contains these coding sequences:
- the LOC131054373 gene encoding leucine-rich repeat receptor-like serine/threonine-protein kinase BAM1, with the protein MEGGIWVVVLVFLSHVASSQSSHSSNAKLLMSLKSAIVDPAGFLDGWREANSSHYCFWAGVQCDAFDRIISLDISNMNLSGQITPQLGHFHSLVNFTVAANKFTGSFPSNITNAVGLKSFNISHNMFVGKFPSNFSTLKALEILDANDNNLTGPLPLEVYHIPNLRYFHLGGNYFSGSIPPEYGKWEHLEYLAVGTNDLDGKIPADLGNLSRLRELYVGHYNDFDGGIPAEIGRLCNLVILDMADSGLSGPIPPELGNLKRLDTLFLFKNKLSGPIPPELGSVLSLKYMDLSKNELSGEIPEEFSKLKELTLLQLFVNTLHGSIPSFIGDLPKLEVCCLYNNNFTGWIPPQLGRNGKLEIVDLSFNELTGIISLDVCVGGRLEILRLEYNFLFGPIPGALGSCMSLITVITRENYLKGSIPKGLLNLPKLKKIDLRANHLSGRIII; encoded by the coding sequence ATGGAAGGGGGTATTTGGGTGGTTGTCCTGGTTTTTCTTTCTCATGTGGCTTCATCTCAATCTTCACATTCTTCTAATGCCAAGCTGCTTATGTCCCTCAAATCTGCCATTGTTGATCCAGCTGGGTTTCTGGATGGTTGGAGAGAGGCTAATTCTAGCCACTATTGTTTCTGGGCTGGAGTTCAATGTGATGCTTTTGATCGTATCATAAGCCTGGATATCTCAAACATGAATCTTTCTGGCCAAATTACGCCCCAATTAGGTCACTTTCATAGTCTCGTCAATTTCACCGTTGCAGCCAATAAATTCACAGGCTCATTTCCTTCAAACATCACCAATGCCGTAGGTCTAAAATCCTTCAACATCTCCCATAATATGTTTGTTGGGAAATTTCCCTCCAATTTCTCAACATTGAAAGCGTTGGAGATTTTGGACGCTAACGACAATAACTTAACAGGGCCATTGCCTTTGGAGGTATATCACATTCCTAATCTCAGATATTTCCACCTGGGAGGAAACTATTTCTCTGGAAGTATTCCTCCAGAGTATGGTAAGTGGGAGCACCTAGAGTACCTTGCAGTCGGTACAAATGATCTCGACGGTAAAATACCTGCAGATCTTGGAAATCTCAGTAGGCTTCGTGAGCTGTATGTAGGacattacaatgattttgatggtgGAATCCCTGCCGAGATAGGGAGGTTGTGCAACCTTGTTATTCTGGATATGGCAGATAGTGGGTTGTCTGGTCCCATTCCCCCCGAGCTTGGGAATCTAAAGCGTCTCGATACATTGTTCCTGTTTAAAAACAAGTTATCTGGACCTATTCCTCCCGAGTTGGGGAGCGTCCTGAGCTTGAAATACATGGATCTTTCAAAGAACGAGCTGAGTGGAGAAATACCAGAAGAGTTCTCAAAACTCAAGGAGTTGACCCTGCTGCAACTGTTCGTCAACACGCTTCATGGTAGCATTCCTTCCTTTATAGGGGATTTGCCCAAACTCGAAGTTTGCTGCCTGTATAACAATAATTTCACTGGTTGGATTCCGCCGCAGCTTGGACGGAATGGTAAATTGGAGATCGTGGATCTTTCCTTTAACGAGCTTACTGGTATAATTTCACTGGATGTATGCGTTGGTGGGAGGTTGGAAATATTGAGACTTGAGTACAACTTCTTATTTGGCCCCATCCCTGGAGCACTGGGCAGTTGTATGTCTCTTATTACAGTAATCACGCGTGAGAATTACCTGAAGGGGTCCATTCCTAAAGGCTTACTAAACCTTCCCAAATTGAAGAAGATTGATCTTCGGGCTAACCATCTGAGTGGCAGGATAATAATCTGA